A region from the Nonlabens sp. YIK11 genome encodes:
- the topA gene encoding type I DNA topoisomerase → MAKNLVIVESPAKAKTIEKFLGKDYKVASSFGHIADLPAKELGVAVDKGFEPKYIVSSDKKDLVKKLKKMAAESDMVWLASDEDREGEAIAWHLAEQLDLKKDKTKRIVFNAITKSAVQKAIDNPRSIDYDLVNAQQARRVLDRIVGYEISPILWRKVKGGASAGRVQSVAVRLIVEREQEILDFQGDNFYRVDADFATDDKKTLKAKLPSNLSSRKEAEDFLDLNKGAKFHVSDLVKKPAKKSPAPPFTTSTLQQEASRKLSFNVSRTMQLAQRLYEAGLITYMRTDSVNLSSEAKSGAKDEILKAYGKDFHKERNYKGKSKGAQEAHEAIRPTDFALHSSGADRDQTRLYELIWKRAIASQMSDAQLERTNVTIAADKHDKNFTASGEIVKFEGFLKVYLESTDDEDLEQEGLLPPLKKGQQLTNKKITATERFSRPPYRYSEASLVKKLEELGIGRPSTYAPTITTIQNRKYVEKGQSTGEERAYVQLVLKDSKVVEKELSETTGSNKGKLIPTDVGRVVNDFLVEHFENILDYNFTAKVEESFDNIAEGKEEWTDMMDHFYKKFHPTVTDVAENAEREVGERVLGTDPKTGKPISVRLGRFGAMAQIGSVEDEEKPQFASLLPSQSLNTITLEEVMDLFKLPRTLGEYNGHPVEVNQGRFGPYVKFNEKTFVSLEDGDDPMSLTFERAAELIAAKEKADAPIYMYDEQPVTKGVGRFGPYIKWAGMFISVNKKYDFDNLTNDDIETLIKDKIQKEKDKLIVDWEEEGIRIEKARWGRHNVIKGKTKVELAKTIDPLKITLEEAKEMIAKKAPKKKAPAKKKAATKKKAPAKKKTASAKAKKK, encoded by the coding sequence ATGGCAAAGAATCTGGTAATTGTAGAGTCGCCCGCAAAGGCAAAAACGATCGAGAAATTTCTAGGGAAAGACTATAAGGTAGCCTCTAGTTTTGGACATATCGCAGACTTGCCGGCAAAGGAACTGGGCGTTGCGGTGGATAAAGGCTTTGAGCCTAAGTACATCGTGAGCAGTGACAAGAAGGATCTGGTCAAGAAGCTCAAGAAAATGGCAGCCGAATCTGATATGGTATGGCTCGCGAGTGATGAGGACCGTGAAGGAGAAGCCATCGCATGGCACCTAGCAGAGCAGCTGGATTTGAAAAAGGACAAAACCAAGCGTATTGTTTTTAATGCAATTACAAAAAGTGCCGTTCAAAAGGCCATTGACAATCCACGCAGCATCGACTACGACCTGGTCAATGCGCAGCAGGCGAGACGAGTGCTGGACAGAATTGTTGGCTACGAGATCTCACCTATATTATGGAGAAAGGTAAAAGGAGGCGCCAGTGCTGGTCGTGTACAATCTGTAGCTGTGCGATTGATTGTTGAGCGTGAGCAGGAAATATTAGATTTTCAAGGCGACAATTTTTATCGTGTGGATGCAGATTTTGCCACAGACGATAAGAAAACCCTTAAAGCCAAACTACCTTCAAACCTATCCAGCCGCAAGGAAGCAGAAGATTTCTTGGATTTAAATAAAGGAGCCAAATTTCACGTATCAGATCTGGTTAAAAAACCAGCCAAAAAATCTCCTGCACCACCATTTACAACTTCAACCTTACAACAGGAAGCTTCCAGAAAGCTGTCTTTTAACGTGAGTCGTACCATGCAGCTGGCGCAAAGATTATATGAAGCCGGTCTAATTACTTATATGAGAACGGATAGTGTCAACTTGAGCAGCGAGGCAAAAAGTGGTGCAAAAGATGAGATCTTAAAAGCCTACGGTAAGGATTTTCATAAAGAGCGCAATTATAAAGGAAAGTCAAAAGGAGCTCAAGAAGCTCACGAGGCCATACGACCTACTGACTTTGCTTTGCATTCTTCTGGAGCAGATCGTGATCAGACCAGATTGTATGAATTGATCTGGAAACGCGCCATCGCATCACAAATGAGTGATGCCCAGTTAGAGCGCACGAATGTTACTATTGCCGCAGACAAGCACGATAAGAACTTCACTGCCAGTGGTGAAATCGTCAAATTTGAAGGTTTCTTGAAGGTGTATCTGGAAAGTACAGATGATGAAGATCTGGAACAAGAAGGATTGTTGCCGCCATTGAAGAAAGGACAACAACTTACCAATAAAAAGATTACTGCAACAGAGCGTTTTTCAAGACCACCTTATCGTTACAGTGAAGCGTCTCTAGTGAAGAAATTGGAAGAACTGGGTATAGGTCGTCCATCAACTTATGCACCTACCATTACTACGATTCAAAACCGTAAGTATGTAGAAAAAGGACAAAGTACTGGAGAGGAACGTGCTTACGTTCAGCTAGTTTTGAAAGATTCCAAAGTGGTAGAAAAAGAACTTTCTGAAACTACCGGTAGTAATAAGGGAAAACTAATACCAACCGATGTAGGCCGAGTGGTAAACGATTTCCTAGTAGAGCATTTTGAGAATATTCTCGATTATAACTTTACGGCAAAGGTAGAAGAGTCCTTTGATAACATCGCCGAAGGAAAAGAGGAATGGACCGATATGATGGACCATTTCTATAAAAAATTCCACCCAACGGTTACAGATGTTGCAGAAAATGCAGAACGTGAAGTAGGCGAGCGAGTGCTGGGAACAGATCCTAAAACAGGTAAACCTATATCGGTTCGTTTAGGAAGATTTGGGGCGATGGCTCAAATTGGTTCTGTAGAAGATGAGGAAAAACCTCAATTTGCCAGTTTGTTACCATCACAATCTTTGAACACCATTACTTTGGAAGAAGTGATGGACTTGTTCAAGTTGCCTAGAACTCTAGGCGAATACAATGGCCATCCAGTTGAGGTGAACCAAGGTCGATTTGGTCCTTACGTGAAATTCAACGAGAAGACCTTCGTGTCCTTGGAAGATGGCGATGATCCCATGTCACTGACTTTTGAGCGTGCTGCAGAACTTATTGCTGCAAAAGAAAAGGCAGATGCTCCTATATATATGTATGACGAGCAACCGGTTACTAAAGGTGTAGGTCGTTTTGGTCCGTACATCAAATGGGCAGGAATGTTCATCTCTGTCAACAAGAAATACGATTTTGATAACCTGACCAACGATGATATCGAGACCTTGATCAAGGATAAAATCCAGAAAGAGAAAGACAAGCTTATCGTTGACTGGGAAGAAGAAGGCATCAGGATTGAAAAAGCGCGTTGGGGTCGACACAATGTCATCAAGGGTAAAACAAAAGTGGAACTTGCTAAAACCATCGATCCTTTGAAAATCACTTTGGAGGAAGCTAAAGAGATGATCGCTAAAAAAGCTCCCAAGAAAAAGGCGCCAGCCAAGAAGAAGGCCGCCACTAAGAAAAAAGCACCAGCTAAGAAGAAGACCGCTTCCGCGAAAGCGAAAAAGAAATAA
- a CDS encoding formimidoylglutamase: MSLEYLQPIDDATVAHARIQEERTLGKTILLHTKQDGLPDLGKVDIVLISVLENRRDQNALLPMGNLDGVRRKLYELFPGNWHSTIADLGDIQAGESVEDTYYVVRELTAYFLKEEILPIILGGSQDLMYPMYRAFDDIKAMINVVNVDHRFDLGNIEMPIDSHSYIGKMVATEPYNLFNYSNLGYQTYFNSQEEIDLLDRLFFDAIRLGELQGDMTIAEPVIRDCDLLGIDLLSVQANDLLYDKGHPNGFQSAQMCSLSRYSGISDRLKAFGIFEIPSGDFPVLESAVSQIIWYFLEGYNFRHGEYPINVSSGFLKYQVPIEDQVLNFYKSVKTERWWIELPFNSAINNKLKQYTLLPCDKKDYLQATDQILPERWLKARQKNEI; the protein is encoded by the coding sequence ATGAGTCTAGAATATCTCCAGCCTATTGATGATGCCACGGTGGCACACGCTAGGATTCAAGAAGAACGTACACTAGGTAAGACCATCCTGCTACATACAAAGCAGGATGGTCTTCCTGATTTGGGTAAGGTGGACATTGTCCTGATTTCAGTTTTGGAAAACCGCAGAGATCAAAATGCGTTGCTACCCATGGGAAATCTGGATGGTGTACGTCGCAAACTGTACGAACTGTTCCCGGGAAACTGGCACAGCACCATCGCAGACCTAGGCGATATCCAGGCCGGCGAGAGTGTTGAGGATACCTATTATGTGGTAAGGGAATTGACCGCCTATTTTCTTAAGGAGGAAATATTACCCATCATTCTAGGTGGTAGTCAGGATTTGATGTATCCCATGTACAGGGCGTTTGATGATATTAAAGCCATGATCAACGTGGTTAATGTTGACCATCGTTTTGACCTAGGGAATATTGAGATGCCCATCGATAGTCATAGCTATATAGGTAAAATGGTGGCGACAGAACCTTATAATCTTTTCAATTACAGCAATCTGGGTTATCAAACCTATTTCAATTCTCAAGAAGAAATTGATCTGCTGGACCGCCTATTTTTTGATGCCATAAGATTAGGAGAACTTCAAGGAGATATGACCATCGCAGAACCTGTAATAAGAGACTGTGATTTGCTGGGAATTGATCTTTTAAGCGTTCAAGCAAATGATCTTTTATATGATAAAGGGCACCCAAATGGATTTCAATCGGCTCAAATGTGCAGTTTATCGAGATATTCTGGAATTAGCGATCGATTAAAAGCATTCGGAATTTTTGAGATTCCCAGTGGTGATTTTCCAGTGTTGGAAAGTGCTGTTTCACAGATCATCTGGTACTTCCTTGAGGGCTATAATTTTAGGCATGGTGAGTATCCGATTAACGTTTCGTCGGGATTTTTGAAATATCAGGTTCCTATTGAAGATCAGGTACTTAACTTTTACAAATCTGTTAAAACAGAGCGCTGGTGGATTGAATTACCCTTTAATTCGGCCATCAATAATAAACTAAAACAATACACGTTATTACCGTGTGACAAGAAGGATTATCTTCAAGCTACCGATCAAATTTTGCCAGAACGGTGGTTAAAAGCACGTCAAAAAAACGAGATATAA